Proteins from a single region of Orcinus orca chromosome 20, mOrcOrc1.1, whole genome shotgun sequence:
- the DMWD gene encoding dystrophia myotonica WD repeat-containing protein isoform X4: MAAGGAEGGSGPGAAMGDCAEIKSQFRTREGFYKLLPGDGAARRSGPASSQTPAPPQPPQQPLPGPASTSGPGAAGAAPSPPPAGPGPGPALPAVRLSLVRLGEPDGAGAGEPPATPAGLGAGGDRVCFNLGRELYFYPGCCRRGSQRSIDLNKPIDKRIYKGTQPTCHDFNQFTAATETISLLVGFSAGQVQYLDLIKKDTSKLFNEERLIDKTKVTYLKWLPESESLFLASHASGHLYLYNVSHPCASAPPQYSLLKQGEGFAVYAAKSKAPRNPLAKWAVGEGPLNEFAFSPDGRHLACVSQDGCLRVFHFDSMLLRGLMKSYFGGLLCVCWSPDGRYVVTGGEDDLVTVWSFTEGRVVARGHGHKSWVNAVAFDPYTTRAEEAAAAGGDGERSGGEEEEPEAAGTGSGGGAPLSPLPKAGSITYRFGSAGQDTQFCLWDLTEDVLYPHPPLARTRTLPGTPGTTPPATGSSRGGEPGPGPLPRSLSRSNSLPHPAGSGKAGGPGAAAEPGTPFSIGRFATLTLQERRDRGAEKEHKRYHSLGNISRGGSGGGGGGDKPSGPAPRSRLDPAKVLGTALCPRIHEVPLLEPLVCKKIAQERLTVLLFLEDCIITACQEGLICTWARPGKVDHLRTLIV; the protein is encoded by the exons ATGGCGGCGGGCGGCGCGGAGGGCGGCTCGGGCCCCGGCGCTGCAATGGGGGATTGTGCGGAGATCAAGTCGCAGTTTCGCACCCGCGAGGGCTTCTACAAGCTGCTCCCCGGCGACGGCGCCGCTCGCAGGTCGGGTCCGGCTTCCTCCCAGACCCCGGCGCCGCCCCAGCCGCCGCAGCAGCCCCTGCCCGGCCCTGCCTCCACCTCCGGCCCCGGTGCTGCGGGCGCCGCGCCGTCCCCTCCGCCCGCAGGCCCAGGGCCCGGGCCCGCGCTGCCTGCGGTGCGCCTCAGCCTCGTGCGCCTCGGGGAGCCCGACGGCGCCGGGGCCGGGGAGCCTCCCGCCACGCCCGCAGGGCTGGGCGCTGGGGGAGACCGCGTCTGCTTCAACTTGGGCCGCGAGCTCTATTTCTACCCGGGCTGCTGTCGCCGCGGGAGCCAACGG TCCATTGACCTCAACAAGCCAATTGACAAGCGGATCTATAAGGGCACCCAGCCCACTTGCCACGACTTCAACCAGTTCACTGCTGCCACAGAGACCATCTCCCTGCTGGTGGGATTCTCAGCCGGTCAAGTGCAGTACCTGGATCTCATCAAGAAGGACACCAGCAAGCTATTCAATGAGGAG CGGCTTATCGACAAGACCAAGGTGACATATCTGAAGTGGCTGCCTGAGTCAGAGAGCCTGTTCCTGGCATCCCACGCCAGCGGCCACCTGTACCTGTACAACGTCAGCCACCCGTGCGCCTCGGCCCCACCGCAGTACAGCCTGCTGAAGCAGGGCGAGGGCTTCGCCGTCTACGCCGCCAAGAGCAAGGCGCCCCGCAACCCGCTGGCCAAGTGGGCGGTGGGCGAGGGGCCCCTCAACGAGTTCGCCTTCTCGCCCGACGGCCGGCACCTGGCCTGCGTCAGCCAGGACGGCTGCCTGCGCGTCTTCCACTTCGACTCCATGCTGCTGCGCGGGCTCATGAAGAGCTACTTCGGGGGCCTGCTCTGTGTGTGCTGGAGCCCCGACGGGCGCTACGTCGTGACGGGTGGTGAAGATGACCTGGTCACCGTGTGGTCCTTCACCGAGGGCCGCGTGGTGGCCCGAGGCCACGGCCACAAGTCCTGGGTCAACGCCGTGGCCTTCGACCCCTACACCACGAGGGCCGAGGAGGCGGCTGCTGCCGGTGGCGACGGGGAGCGGAGtggcggggaggaggaggagccgGAGGCCGCGGGCACGGGCTCGGGCGGGGGCGCCCCCCTCTCCCCGCTGCCCAAGGCCGGCTCCATCACCTACCGCTTCGGCTCGGCCGGCCAGGACACGCAGTTCTGCCTGTGGGACCTCACCGAAGACGTGCTCTACCCTCACCCTCCCCTGGCCCGCACCCGCACCCTCCCCGGCACGCCGGGCACCACGCCGCCTGCCACCGGCAGCTCGCGAGGTGGTGAGCCAGGCCCCGGGCCCCTGCCCCGCTCACTGTCCCGGTCCAATAGCCTCCCACACCCAGCGGGCAGCGGCAAGGCGGGCGGCCCGGGTGCGGCGGCGGAGCCGGGGACGCCCTTCAGCATCGGCCGCTTTGCCACGCTCACGCTGCAGGAGCGGCGGGACCGGGGGGCCGAGAAAGAGCACAAGCGCTACCATAGCCTGGGCAACATCAGCCGGGGCGgcagtgggggcgggggcggcggggacAAGCCCAGCGGCCCCGCCCCCCGAAGCCGGCTGGACCCCGCCAAGGTGCTGGGCACCGCGCTGTGCCCGCGCATCCATGAGGTGCCGCTGCTCGAGCCGCTCGTGTGCAAGAAGATCGCCCAGGAGCGGCTCACGGTCCTCCTCTTCCTGGAGGACTGCATCATCACCGCCTGCCAGGAGGGCCTCATCTGCACCTGGGCCCGGCCGGGCAAGGTG GATCACCTGAGGACTTTAATTGTATAA
- the DMWD gene encoding dystrophia myotonica WD repeat-containing protein isoform X2, with the protein MAAGGAEGGSGPGAAMGDCAEIKSQFRTREGFYKLLPGDGAARRSGPASSQTPAPPQPPQQPLPGPASTSGPGAAGAAPSPPPAGPGPGPALPAVRLSLVRLGEPDGAGAGEPPATPAGLGAGGDRVCFNLGRELYFYPGCCRRGSQRSIDLNKPIDKRIYKGTQPTCHDFNQFTAATETISLLVGFSAGQVQYLDLIKKDTSKLFNEERLIDKTKVTYLKWLPESESLFLASHASGHLYLYNVSHPCASAPPQYSLLKQGEGFAVYAAKSKAPRNPLAKWAVGEGPLNEFAFSPDGRHLACVSQDGCLRVFHFDSMLLRGLMKSYFGGLLCVCWSPDGRYVVTGGEDDLVTVWSFTEGRVVARGHGHKSWVNAVAFDPYTTRAEEAAAAGGDGERSGGEEEEPEAAGTGSGGGAPLSPLPKAGSITYRFGSAGQDTQFCLWDLTEDVLYPHPPLARTRTLPGTPGTTPPATGSSRGGEPGPGPLPRSLSRSNSLPHPAGSGKAGGPGAAAEPGTPFSIGRFATLTLQERRDRGAEKEHKRYHSLGNISRGGSGGGGGGDKPSGPAPRSRLDPAKVLGTALCPRIHEVPLLEPLVCKKIAQERLTVLLFLEDCIITACQEGLICTWARPGKVFTDEETETQTGEGSWPRSPSKSVVEDHLRTLIV; encoded by the exons ATGGCGGCGGGCGGCGCGGAGGGCGGCTCGGGCCCCGGCGCTGCAATGGGGGATTGTGCGGAGATCAAGTCGCAGTTTCGCACCCGCGAGGGCTTCTACAAGCTGCTCCCCGGCGACGGCGCCGCTCGCAGGTCGGGTCCGGCTTCCTCCCAGACCCCGGCGCCGCCCCAGCCGCCGCAGCAGCCCCTGCCCGGCCCTGCCTCCACCTCCGGCCCCGGTGCTGCGGGCGCCGCGCCGTCCCCTCCGCCCGCAGGCCCAGGGCCCGGGCCCGCGCTGCCTGCGGTGCGCCTCAGCCTCGTGCGCCTCGGGGAGCCCGACGGCGCCGGGGCCGGGGAGCCTCCCGCCACGCCCGCAGGGCTGGGCGCTGGGGGAGACCGCGTCTGCTTCAACTTGGGCCGCGAGCTCTATTTCTACCCGGGCTGCTGTCGCCGCGGGAGCCAACGG TCCATTGACCTCAACAAGCCAATTGACAAGCGGATCTATAAGGGCACCCAGCCCACTTGCCACGACTTCAACCAGTTCACTGCTGCCACAGAGACCATCTCCCTGCTGGTGGGATTCTCAGCCGGTCAAGTGCAGTACCTGGATCTCATCAAGAAGGACACCAGCAAGCTATTCAATGAGGAG CGGCTTATCGACAAGACCAAGGTGACATATCTGAAGTGGCTGCCTGAGTCAGAGAGCCTGTTCCTGGCATCCCACGCCAGCGGCCACCTGTACCTGTACAACGTCAGCCACCCGTGCGCCTCGGCCCCACCGCAGTACAGCCTGCTGAAGCAGGGCGAGGGCTTCGCCGTCTACGCCGCCAAGAGCAAGGCGCCCCGCAACCCGCTGGCCAAGTGGGCGGTGGGCGAGGGGCCCCTCAACGAGTTCGCCTTCTCGCCCGACGGCCGGCACCTGGCCTGCGTCAGCCAGGACGGCTGCCTGCGCGTCTTCCACTTCGACTCCATGCTGCTGCGCGGGCTCATGAAGAGCTACTTCGGGGGCCTGCTCTGTGTGTGCTGGAGCCCCGACGGGCGCTACGTCGTGACGGGTGGTGAAGATGACCTGGTCACCGTGTGGTCCTTCACCGAGGGCCGCGTGGTGGCCCGAGGCCACGGCCACAAGTCCTGGGTCAACGCCGTGGCCTTCGACCCCTACACCACGAGGGCCGAGGAGGCGGCTGCTGCCGGTGGCGACGGGGAGCGGAGtggcggggaggaggaggagccgGAGGCCGCGGGCACGGGCTCGGGCGGGGGCGCCCCCCTCTCCCCGCTGCCCAAGGCCGGCTCCATCACCTACCGCTTCGGCTCGGCCGGCCAGGACACGCAGTTCTGCCTGTGGGACCTCACCGAAGACGTGCTCTACCCTCACCCTCCCCTGGCCCGCACCCGCACCCTCCCCGGCACGCCGGGCACCACGCCGCCTGCCACCGGCAGCTCGCGAGGTGGTGAGCCAGGCCCCGGGCCCCTGCCCCGCTCACTGTCCCGGTCCAATAGCCTCCCACACCCAGCGGGCAGCGGCAAGGCGGGCGGCCCGGGTGCGGCGGCGGAGCCGGGGACGCCCTTCAGCATCGGCCGCTTTGCCACGCTCACGCTGCAGGAGCGGCGGGACCGGGGGGCCGAGAAAGAGCACAAGCGCTACCATAGCCTGGGCAACATCAGCCGGGGCGgcagtgggggcgggggcggcggggacAAGCCCAGCGGCCCCGCCCCCCGAAGCCGGCTGGACCCCGCCAAGGTGCTGGGCACCGCGCTGTGCCCGCGCATCCATGAGGTGCCGCTGCTCGAGCCGCTCGTGTGCAAGAAGATCGCCCAGGAGCGGCTCACGGTCCTCCTCTTCCTGGAGGACTGCATCATCACCGCCTGCCAGGAGGGCCTCATCTGCACCTGGGCCCGGCCGGGCAAGGTG TTCACAGACGAGGAGACCGAGACCCAGACAGGGGAAGGAAGTTGGCCCAGGTCACCCAGCAAGTCAGTGGTAGAG GATCACCTGAGGACTTTAATTGTATAA
- the DMWD gene encoding dystrophia myotonica WD repeat-containing protein isoform X1, with amino-acid sequence MAAGGAEGGSGPGAAMGDCAEIKSQFRTREGFYKLLPGDGAARRSGPASSQTPAPPQPPQQPLPGPASTSGPGAAGAAPSPPPAGPGPGPALPAVRLSLVRLGEPDGAGAGEPPATPAGLGAGGDRVCFNLGRELYFYPGCCRRGSQRSIDLNKPIDKRIYKGTQPTCHDFNQFTAATETISLLVGFSAGQVQYLDLIKKDTSKLFNEERLIDKTKVTYLKWLPESESLFLASHASGHLYLYNVSHPCASAPPQYSLLKQGEGFAVYAAKSKAPRNPLAKWAVGEGPLNEFAFSPDGRHLACVSQDGCLRVFHFDSMLLRGLMKSYFGGLLCVCWSPDGRYVVTGGEDDLVTVWSFTEGRVVARGHGHKSWVNAVAFDPYTTRAEEAAAAGGDGERSGGEEEEPEAAGTGSGGGAPLSPLPKAGSITYRFGSAGQDTQFCLWDLTEDVLYPHPPLARTRTLPGTPGTTPPATGSSRGGEPGPGPLPRSLSRSNSLPHPAGSGKAGGPGAAAEPGTPFSIGRFATLTLQERRDRGAEKEHKRYHSLGNISRGGSGGGGGGDKPSGPAPRSRLDPAKVLGTALCPRIHEVPLLEPLVCKKIAQERLTVLLFLEDCIITACQEGLICTWARPGKVFTDEETETQTGEGSWPRSPSKSVVEGISSQPGNSPSGTVV; translated from the exons ATGGCGGCGGGCGGCGCGGAGGGCGGCTCGGGCCCCGGCGCTGCAATGGGGGATTGTGCGGAGATCAAGTCGCAGTTTCGCACCCGCGAGGGCTTCTACAAGCTGCTCCCCGGCGACGGCGCCGCTCGCAGGTCGGGTCCGGCTTCCTCCCAGACCCCGGCGCCGCCCCAGCCGCCGCAGCAGCCCCTGCCCGGCCCTGCCTCCACCTCCGGCCCCGGTGCTGCGGGCGCCGCGCCGTCCCCTCCGCCCGCAGGCCCAGGGCCCGGGCCCGCGCTGCCTGCGGTGCGCCTCAGCCTCGTGCGCCTCGGGGAGCCCGACGGCGCCGGGGCCGGGGAGCCTCCCGCCACGCCCGCAGGGCTGGGCGCTGGGGGAGACCGCGTCTGCTTCAACTTGGGCCGCGAGCTCTATTTCTACCCGGGCTGCTGTCGCCGCGGGAGCCAACGG TCCATTGACCTCAACAAGCCAATTGACAAGCGGATCTATAAGGGCACCCAGCCCACTTGCCACGACTTCAACCAGTTCACTGCTGCCACAGAGACCATCTCCCTGCTGGTGGGATTCTCAGCCGGTCAAGTGCAGTACCTGGATCTCATCAAGAAGGACACCAGCAAGCTATTCAATGAGGAG CGGCTTATCGACAAGACCAAGGTGACATATCTGAAGTGGCTGCCTGAGTCAGAGAGCCTGTTCCTGGCATCCCACGCCAGCGGCCACCTGTACCTGTACAACGTCAGCCACCCGTGCGCCTCGGCCCCACCGCAGTACAGCCTGCTGAAGCAGGGCGAGGGCTTCGCCGTCTACGCCGCCAAGAGCAAGGCGCCCCGCAACCCGCTGGCCAAGTGGGCGGTGGGCGAGGGGCCCCTCAACGAGTTCGCCTTCTCGCCCGACGGCCGGCACCTGGCCTGCGTCAGCCAGGACGGCTGCCTGCGCGTCTTCCACTTCGACTCCATGCTGCTGCGCGGGCTCATGAAGAGCTACTTCGGGGGCCTGCTCTGTGTGTGCTGGAGCCCCGACGGGCGCTACGTCGTGACGGGTGGTGAAGATGACCTGGTCACCGTGTGGTCCTTCACCGAGGGCCGCGTGGTGGCCCGAGGCCACGGCCACAAGTCCTGGGTCAACGCCGTGGCCTTCGACCCCTACACCACGAGGGCCGAGGAGGCGGCTGCTGCCGGTGGCGACGGGGAGCGGAGtggcggggaggaggaggagccgGAGGCCGCGGGCACGGGCTCGGGCGGGGGCGCCCCCCTCTCCCCGCTGCCCAAGGCCGGCTCCATCACCTACCGCTTCGGCTCGGCCGGCCAGGACACGCAGTTCTGCCTGTGGGACCTCACCGAAGACGTGCTCTACCCTCACCCTCCCCTGGCCCGCACCCGCACCCTCCCCGGCACGCCGGGCACCACGCCGCCTGCCACCGGCAGCTCGCGAGGTGGTGAGCCAGGCCCCGGGCCCCTGCCCCGCTCACTGTCCCGGTCCAATAGCCTCCCACACCCAGCGGGCAGCGGCAAGGCGGGCGGCCCGGGTGCGGCGGCGGAGCCGGGGACGCCCTTCAGCATCGGCCGCTTTGCCACGCTCACGCTGCAGGAGCGGCGGGACCGGGGGGCCGAGAAAGAGCACAAGCGCTACCATAGCCTGGGCAACATCAGCCGGGGCGgcagtgggggcgggggcggcggggacAAGCCCAGCGGCCCCGCCCCCCGAAGCCGGCTGGACCCCGCCAAGGTGCTGGGCACCGCGCTGTGCCCGCGCATCCATGAGGTGCCGCTGCTCGAGCCGCTCGTGTGCAAGAAGATCGCCCAGGAGCGGCTCACGGTCCTCCTCTTCCTGGAGGACTGCATCATCACCGCCTGCCAGGAGGGCCTCATCTGCACCTGGGCCCGGCCGGGCAAGGTG TTCACAGACGAGGAGACCGAGACCCAGACAGGGGAAGGAAGTTGGCCCAGGTCACCCAGCAAGTCAGTGGTAGAG GGCATCTCCTCCCAACCAGGCAACTCCCCGAGCGGCACAGTAGTGTGA
- the DMWD gene encoding dystrophia myotonica WD repeat-containing protein isoform X3, producing the protein MAAGGAEGGSGPGAAMGDCAEIKSQFRTREGFYKLLPGDGAARRSGPASSQTPAPPQPPQQPLPGPASTSGPGAAGAAPSPPPAGPGPGPALPAVRLSLVRLGEPDGAGAGEPPATPAGLGAGGDRVCFNLGRELYFYPGCCRRGSQRSIDLNKPIDKRIYKGTQPTCHDFNQFTAATETISLLVGFSAGQVQYLDLIKKDTSKLFNEERLIDKTKVTYLKWLPESESLFLASHASGHLYLYNVSHPCASAPPQYSLLKQGEGFAVYAAKSKAPRNPLAKWAVGEGPLNEFAFSPDGRHLACVSQDGCLRVFHFDSMLLRGLMKSYFGGLLCVCWSPDGRYVVTGGEDDLVTVWSFTEGRVVARGHGHKSWVNAVAFDPYTTRAEEAAAAGGDGERSGGEEEEPEAAGTGSGGGAPLSPLPKAGSITYRFGSAGQDTQFCLWDLTEDVLYPHPPLARTRTLPGTPGTTPPATGSSRGGEPGPGPLPRSLSRSNSLPHPAGSGKAGGPGAAAEPGTPFSIGRFATLTLQERRDRGAEKEHKRYHSLGNISRGGSGGGGGGDKPSGPAPRSRLDPAKVLGTALCPRIHEVPLLEPLVCKKIAQERLTVLLFLEDCIITACQEGLICTWARPGKVGISSQPGNSPSGTVV; encoded by the exons ATGGCGGCGGGCGGCGCGGAGGGCGGCTCGGGCCCCGGCGCTGCAATGGGGGATTGTGCGGAGATCAAGTCGCAGTTTCGCACCCGCGAGGGCTTCTACAAGCTGCTCCCCGGCGACGGCGCCGCTCGCAGGTCGGGTCCGGCTTCCTCCCAGACCCCGGCGCCGCCCCAGCCGCCGCAGCAGCCCCTGCCCGGCCCTGCCTCCACCTCCGGCCCCGGTGCTGCGGGCGCCGCGCCGTCCCCTCCGCCCGCAGGCCCAGGGCCCGGGCCCGCGCTGCCTGCGGTGCGCCTCAGCCTCGTGCGCCTCGGGGAGCCCGACGGCGCCGGGGCCGGGGAGCCTCCCGCCACGCCCGCAGGGCTGGGCGCTGGGGGAGACCGCGTCTGCTTCAACTTGGGCCGCGAGCTCTATTTCTACCCGGGCTGCTGTCGCCGCGGGAGCCAACGG TCCATTGACCTCAACAAGCCAATTGACAAGCGGATCTATAAGGGCACCCAGCCCACTTGCCACGACTTCAACCAGTTCACTGCTGCCACAGAGACCATCTCCCTGCTGGTGGGATTCTCAGCCGGTCAAGTGCAGTACCTGGATCTCATCAAGAAGGACACCAGCAAGCTATTCAATGAGGAG CGGCTTATCGACAAGACCAAGGTGACATATCTGAAGTGGCTGCCTGAGTCAGAGAGCCTGTTCCTGGCATCCCACGCCAGCGGCCACCTGTACCTGTACAACGTCAGCCACCCGTGCGCCTCGGCCCCACCGCAGTACAGCCTGCTGAAGCAGGGCGAGGGCTTCGCCGTCTACGCCGCCAAGAGCAAGGCGCCCCGCAACCCGCTGGCCAAGTGGGCGGTGGGCGAGGGGCCCCTCAACGAGTTCGCCTTCTCGCCCGACGGCCGGCACCTGGCCTGCGTCAGCCAGGACGGCTGCCTGCGCGTCTTCCACTTCGACTCCATGCTGCTGCGCGGGCTCATGAAGAGCTACTTCGGGGGCCTGCTCTGTGTGTGCTGGAGCCCCGACGGGCGCTACGTCGTGACGGGTGGTGAAGATGACCTGGTCACCGTGTGGTCCTTCACCGAGGGCCGCGTGGTGGCCCGAGGCCACGGCCACAAGTCCTGGGTCAACGCCGTGGCCTTCGACCCCTACACCACGAGGGCCGAGGAGGCGGCTGCTGCCGGTGGCGACGGGGAGCGGAGtggcggggaggaggaggagccgGAGGCCGCGGGCACGGGCTCGGGCGGGGGCGCCCCCCTCTCCCCGCTGCCCAAGGCCGGCTCCATCACCTACCGCTTCGGCTCGGCCGGCCAGGACACGCAGTTCTGCCTGTGGGACCTCACCGAAGACGTGCTCTACCCTCACCCTCCCCTGGCCCGCACCCGCACCCTCCCCGGCACGCCGGGCACCACGCCGCCTGCCACCGGCAGCTCGCGAGGTGGTGAGCCAGGCCCCGGGCCCCTGCCCCGCTCACTGTCCCGGTCCAATAGCCTCCCACACCCAGCGGGCAGCGGCAAGGCGGGCGGCCCGGGTGCGGCGGCGGAGCCGGGGACGCCCTTCAGCATCGGCCGCTTTGCCACGCTCACGCTGCAGGAGCGGCGGGACCGGGGGGCCGAGAAAGAGCACAAGCGCTACCATAGCCTGGGCAACATCAGCCGGGGCGgcagtgggggcgggggcggcggggacAAGCCCAGCGGCCCCGCCCCCCGAAGCCGGCTGGACCCCGCCAAGGTGCTGGGCACCGCGCTGTGCCCGCGCATCCATGAGGTGCCGCTGCTCGAGCCGCTCGTGTGCAAGAAGATCGCCCAGGAGCGGCTCACGGTCCTCCTCTTCCTGGAGGACTGCATCATCACCGCCTGCCAGGAGGGCCTCATCTGCACCTGGGCCCGGCCGGGCAAGGTG GGCATCTCCTCCCAACCAGGCAACTCCCCGAGCGGCACAGTAGTGTGA